The following proteins come from a genomic window of Syntrophorhabdaceae bacterium:
- a CDS encoding 4Fe-4S dicluster domain-containing protein — protein MKIEEKLALDAFKTDKESHITINHETCRSRCDLRPCLFVCPAHLYSYNEEHDEMVVEYAGCLECGTCLVACKDGALSWSYPRGDYGIQYRFG, from the coding sequence ATGAAGATAGAAGAGAAACTCGCCCTCGATGCGTTCAAGACCGACAAAGAGAGCCACATCACCATCAACCACGAGACATGCAGGTCCCGCTGCGATCTGCGTCCCTGCCTCTTCGTCTGCCCCGCCCACCTCTATTCTTATAATGAAGAGCACGACGAGATGGTGGTGGAGTATGCGGGCTGCCTCGAATGCGGCACCTGCCTTGTGGCGTGTAAGGACGGGGCGCTGAGCTGGAGCTATCCCAGAGGGGATTACGGCATCCAATACCGCTTCGGTTAG